Proteins encoded by one window of Mustela erminea isolate mMusErm1 chromosome 7, mMusErm1.Pri, whole genome shotgun sequence:
- the PCGF1 gene encoding polycomb group RING finger protein 1, which produces MASPQGGQIAIAMRLRNQLQSVYKMDPLRNEEEVRVKIKDLNEHIVCCLCAGYFVDATTITECLHTFCKSCIVKYLQTSKYCPMCNIKIHETQPLLNLKLDRVMQDIVYKLVPGLQDSEEKRIREFYQSRGLDRVTQPSGEEPALSNLGLPFSSFDHSKAHYYRYDEQLSLCLERLSSGKDKNKSILQNKYVRCSVRAEVRHLRRVLCHRLMLNPQHVQLLFDNEVLPDHMTMKQIWLSRWFGKPSPLLLQYSVKEKRR; this is translated from the exons ATGGCGTCTCCTCAGGGGGGCCAGATTGCGATCGCGATGAGGCTTCGGAACCAGCTCCAGTCAGTGTACAAGATGGACCCGCTACGGAACGAG GAGGAGGTCCGAGTAAAGATCAAAGACCTGAATGAGCACATCGTCTGCTGCCTGTGCGCTGGCTACTTCGTGGATGCTACCACCATCACAGAGTGTCTTCATACGT tCTGCAAGAGTTGTATTGTGAAGTACCTCCAAACCAGTAAGTACTGCCCCATGTGCAACATCAAGATCCACGAGACACAGCCACTGCTGAACCTCAAACTGGACCGGGTCATGCAGGACATCGTGTACAAGCTAGTGCCTGGGTTACAAGACA GTGAAGAGAAACGGATTCGAGAATTCTACCAGTCCCGAGGCTTGGACCGGGTCACCCAACCCAGTGGGGAAG AGCCAGCCCTGAGCAACCTCGGCCTCCCTTTCAGCAGCTTTGACCACTCAAAAGCTCACTACTATCGCTATGATGAGCAGCTGAGCCTGTGCCTGGAACGGCTGAG TTCTGGCAAAGACAAGAATAAAAGCATCCTGCAG AACAAATACGTCCGATGTTCTGTTAGAGCTGAAGTTCGTCATCTCCGGAGGGTCCTGTGTCACCGCTTAATGCTAAATCCCCAGCAT GTACAGCTCCTTTTTGACAATGAAGTTCTCCCAGATCACATGACCATGAAGCAGATATGGCTGTCCCGCTGGTTCGGCAAG CCATCCCCTTTGCTTTTACAATACAGtgtgaaagagaagaggaggtaG